A part of Miscanthus floridulus cultivar M001 chromosome 6, ASM1932011v1, whole genome shotgun sequence genomic DNA contains:
- the LOC136459944 gene encoding uncharacterized protein isoform X1, whose translation MSASSAGEPAVFAGGSQAVCDSATRLRQPTQKQSIPESQIQGIQENHRVRNGDTPAGVAIPGSLFSASSSQQVGQHQNLLKRKRGKHGPDSRISPMEQSAITEAIRTSTSRKGQPVFLPAVGMEFNSAKEAKDFYSLYSWEIRFGIRRGRNKTNGNNYITRQDFVCSCEGLNKREATCRRTGCKAMVRLHRTSDHGWVISRFEMQHNHPCSATNGPNKQWPSHSDIDPMTKDVVRKLRENNRPIERVCTGQDDDTRTFPEAAGGLSPTQMSDGMEEVLGTSGLDTVAPKEAHPLCELERSLRIQRMATPVPVEMEQPLAETETETERMKKLHVKSPRILSQV comes from the exons ATGAGTGCTTCTAGTGCAGGGGAGCCTGCAGTATTTGCCGGCGGATCGCAAGCCGTCTGCGATTCGGCCACGCGATTGAGACAGCCGACACAGAAGCAGAGTATCCCTGAATCGCAGATCCAGGGGATTCAAGAAAATCATCGAGTTCGCAACGGCGACACGCCTGCTGGTGTTGCGATTCCTGGATCTCTATTTTCTGCTTCATCGTCGCAACAGGTCGGGCAACATCAAAATCTCCTTAAGAG GAAGAGAGGCAAACACGGTCCAGATTCAAGGATTTCACCTATGGAACAAAGTGCTATTACTGAGGCAATCCGAACTTCTACCAGTCGCAAGGGGCAGCCTGTTTTCCTGCCTGCCGTTGGCATGGAGTTCAACTCAGCCAAAGAAGCAAAAGATTTCTATAGCCTATATTCATGGGAAATTAGATTTGGCATTAGAAGAGGTAGAAACAAAACCAATGGCAACAATTATATAACCAGGCAGGATTTTGTATGCTCATGTGAG GGCCTGAACAAAAGGGAAGCAACATGCAGGAGGACTGGGTGCAAAGCCATGGTTAGGCTCCATCGCACCAGTGATCATGGATGGGTTATTTCTCGGTTTGAGATGCAACACAACCATCCTTGCTCTGCCACAAATGGGCCTAACAAACAGTGGCCATCACATAGTGACATTGATCCGATGACCAAGGATGTTGTTCGAAAGCTTCGTGAAAATAATAGACCTATAGAGAGGGTCTGCACTGGACAGGACGACGACACGCGGACTTTCCCCGAAG CAGCTGGTGGCCTGAGCCCGACCCAGATGAGTGACGGGATGGAGGAGGTTCTCGGGACCTCGGGCCTCGACACCGTGGCCCCGAAGGAGGCGCATCCGCTGTGCGAGCTAGAGCGCTCCCTGCGTATCCAGAGGATGGCCACGCCCGTTCCCGTGGAGATGGAGCAGCCCCTggcggagacggagacggagacagAGAGGATGAAGAAGCTCCATGTGAAGagcccgaggatcctttcccaggTATGA
- the LOC136459944 gene encoding uncharacterized protein isoform X2 yields MSASSAGEPAVFAGGSQAVCDSATRLRQPTQKQSIPESQIQGIQENHRVRNGDTPAGVAIPGSLFSASSSQQVGQHQNLLKRKRGKHGPDSRISPMEQSAITEAIRTSTSRKGQPVFLPAVGMEFNSAKEAKDFYSLYSWEIRFGIRRGRNKTNGNNYITRQDFVCSCEGLNKREATCRRTGCKAMVRLHRTSDHGWVISRFEMQHNHPCSATNGPNKQWPSHSDIDPMTKDVVRKLRENNRPIERVCTGQDDDTRTFPEAGGLSPTQMSDGMEEVLGTSGLDTVAPKEAHPLCELERSLRIQRMATPVPVEMEQPLAETETETERMKKLHVKSPRILSQV; encoded by the exons ATGAGTGCTTCTAGTGCAGGGGAGCCTGCAGTATTTGCCGGCGGATCGCAAGCCGTCTGCGATTCGGCCACGCGATTGAGACAGCCGACACAGAAGCAGAGTATCCCTGAATCGCAGATCCAGGGGATTCAAGAAAATCATCGAGTTCGCAACGGCGACACGCCTGCTGGTGTTGCGATTCCTGGATCTCTATTTTCTGCTTCATCGTCGCAACAGGTCGGGCAACATCAAAATCTCCTTAAGAG GAAGAGAGGCAAACACGGTCCAGATTCAAGGATTTCACCTATGGAACAAAGTGCTATTACTGAGGCAATCCGAACTTCTACCAGTCGCAAGGGGCAGCCTGTTTTCCTGCCTGCCGTTGGCATGGAGTTCAACTCAGCCAAAGAAGCAAAAGATTTCTATAGCCTATATTCATGGGAAATTAGATTTGGCATTAGAAGAGGTAGAAACAAAACCAATGGCAACAATTATATAACCAGGCAGGATTTTGTATGCTCATGTGAG GGCCTGAACAAAAGGGAAGCAACATGCAGGAGGACTGGGTGCAAAGCCATGGTTAGGCTCCATCGCACCAGTGATCATGGATGGGTTATTTCTCGGTTTGAGATGCAACACAACCATCCTTGCTCTGCCACAAATGGGCCTAACAAACAGTGGCCATCACATAGTGACATTGATCCGATGACCAAGGATGTTGTTCGAAAGCTTCGTGAAAATAATAGACCTATAGAGAGGGTCTGCACTGGACAGGACGACGACACGCGGACTTTCCCCGAAG CTGGTGGCCTGAGCCCGACCCAGATGAGTGACGGGATGGAGGAGGTTCTCGGGACCTCGGGCCTCGACACCGTGGCCCCGAAGGAGGCGCATCCGCTGTGCGAGCTAGAGCGCTCCCTGCGTATCCAGAGGATGGCCACGCCCGTTCCCGTGGAGATGGAGCAGCCCCTggcggagacggagacggagacagAGAGGATGAAGAAGCTCCATGTGAAGagcccgaggatcctttcccaggTATGA